The sequence below is a genomic window from Sphingobacterium sp. ML3W.
GAAACCAATAGACGTGGTCCGATCAATTGCGGAAAAGAAGGCTGCAGCTTTTTTAAACGACTTTGAGCATGCATTGATCATTACTGCAGATACGATTGTCGTAACTTTGGGGCAGGATATTTTGGGGAAGCCTAAAAATAAAGAGGAGGCATTTAAGGTTCTTAAGATGCTGTCAGGAACTGTTCATGAAGTGATAACTGCGGTATGTATTCTGAATAATCAGAAATTAACGACTTTTTCAGAATCTACCGAAGTTGAATTTTATCCTTTGAGTGATGAGGAAATAAATTTTTATATTGATGAATTTCAACCTATGGATAAAGCGGGTTCGTATGGTATACAGGAATGGATTGGTCGTATTGGCATTAAAAGTATAAAAGGAGAATATACGAATGTCGTAGGCTTACCAACAGCTCGTCTTTATCAGGAATTGAAGAAAATAGCTGCACATAAAAAAGGGGAACTATAAGTATAGTCCCCCTTTCTGTTTCTAATTGATATGAAATCTTACTCCTGTGTAGAACATTCTACCGGTTAGTGGACCCCATAATAGTGAGGTATCAAAATAAGAACCGAATGGATCATCAGCACCTATAATTGGGTTTTGTTGAAAATGGTTCGTTAAATTTTCTCCTCCCACATATATTGTGAAATTTTTATGTTTTCCAAAATCTTTACTGACTTGCGCATTCATTGTTACATAAGCGTTTGATTTTGTTGGTACTTGATATGCTATTGGATTTTCAATGGTAGATGGAATTCTCTTATCACCAACGATGTTGAGTGTATAAT
It includes:
- a CDS encoding Maf family nucleotide pyrophosphatase; this encodes MMVNLIDKHIILGSQSPRRSQLLSELGLKFEVIVRETDEVVDALLKPIDVVRSIAEKKAAAFLNDFEHALIITADTIVVTLGQDILGKPKNKEEAFKVLKMLSGTVHEVITAVCILNNQKLTTFSESTEVEFYPLSDEEINFYIDEFQPMDKAGSYGIQEWIGRIGIKSIKGEYTNVVGLPTARLYQELKKIAAHKKGEL